A window of the Myxocyprinus asiaticus isolate MX2 ecotype Aquarium Trade chromosome 11, UBuf_Myxa_2, whole genome shotgun sequence genome harbors these coding sequences:
- the LOC127447852 gene encoding trichohyalin-like isoform X4, whose product MHMEEYFDENSLKQFKKALTGHIGKEQTRLMTLWGRVVTLKRQCHSLKTATDKDLWEMKAEISRLSSSLLSVWASPRSSSNLPLDSSITHSTTAHPFTSTQGPLSLVDLDHEQRGEMKSIEFKTDFELEALELRNRITELIITVKALESEREKQDEEMEKRHRQEMEREREQERKWERQIEMERNFESVKHAVRTLSRVLSSQQMSGQSSSLSVDDVSSEGLSSVLSVIAQAETALQWRQQEVQDAQLSLRRLGVEKQSLEQQITQLESEREELQEQINQAALEIKHTQELLNSEREMVSSLSSQVEEAERCTEDLRKENEQLRREREKEEEERVDLEKERQKRLESKILEAAELCERETRTRLELHSLQGALEREKLDRARAEQEATDTKDSLLKARESLLSLSSSQTQLKRELVESRDALEKMATLNEALAKDKRELSVCSLQLETEVAEAQSQIQAFGSKLAGLCRELKTVSLEASELREWRETDLKTLQQLRDRETELKNELDTEREEREREVTALTEEKGKDEQKIVELSEQHRAVIKELQSVQAELLKAVEQQRRAERERDDLLRESQRLEDRICTLEREEEELEQGKEELRGVVVCLQEQMAQVQERASGLEVQCSQLQTQVDTLTQTKDVLQGEIQCLQTDLEREASQRERERQGATEDKRRSESEIENWRSEFNRLHRDIEQISKKNRVQEEESKTERERWQREREALNAELGQKDGEVEILRNRMEGLIKEKEELSGLLDKRNRELEKQQTKSAAEQKMAELRLREACDEIERWKERENQIQREKEELNQKLIERVEQENQNLKVTERENAKMSDLLQKKKDEIRKKGEDIKELKLKIQSHERIIESLEIELKEKEALESRVASLEEQNVQLKEREIEKTRANESQQKKRDEQEREKETRLRGQLEQKNEELVELRSRVEELISQKEHISLLVEEREKDFERLQSTSSTEKRTLEQRLKEVKDNAEWWKKRAGNIEKEKENINRAAERERVELTDQLRERKEEVQKREEDIDDLKGRIQSLEVIMEELKTDVEQKDGQLKLLMEQNSQMEEKDKEKQKELERKEAELKKQERQLKGELENHNTKMEEVFKEKEKILQRIDERDTELKELQMKLTKEQQTFEQKLKAKHEEINRWKAKLAEMERDRISWEEREEEKRQRHEMELRDLSAKLKQKEVELRQLRLKIDELNQENKEEKRTRLEQQEDLERQTNFLQESEEEAQTLKKILQQKETEEKVRVHHEEEERRRLREKLHEAEQGSLELSSCLRETKSALEKEKRLCREKEEELMDCNQELLLVSRERDQERESLDKLQKMMDEQDKEVKTLREKLDERLREVERLSELLLDGRGEAQVLKTRAENSEEETQRLNRSLSQIEDEKRHLETQLRDAKTQEERLSARLEDLQKGQQVQMEKTGCVEKLEARVKELEEEKDHLSAEFQRKEREIGALKDETLRERREKERISSLLNEAKERRDALVAQVETLQEEVVSLSRTKEQTRSKVKVQEEQNHKMREGLIAGLQEMATLKELLEESHHEGERLRSMLQEKKEEVVRSRDESVRVAQNEAKDLQLRVQTLEKQKQELKSALRLQEEELKKKNEEQMREKEQMQRRQKLEEELKEMESIVEQREAELTRARARMDVLEDQRTELSSVAAERTRKAEELSNRVRELKQDVDRLREEQVRDHEDWQRKIEALERQNKEKQHELEGLELLRKTLREKENELELMKDRYDDETRKSKRFQQAEEQNLRQLEVFSERLKDKETDLVSVRETAHKEQSARLRFQYQLEDEKRDTKALREKVETLEKEKKKMETKMEGEICNFKESVKNDKGPKTDSGYGTLSDFLEMNVEDQSHDDKWLAIDTLRKELTRKEQELEVLRTKAHVLQTEIDRLYSTKRNQTIETRPAENEDMERLKKQVATVLFEKEQMERLLREKDSEVYALKERAEVLSKDRDRVRTALEKTETMLIYYKERLGPQERKRTRPGADMSQEKELEPKAQSIDEVDTDSAVLDRLSAMQRAVAQLEVEQNVLQKKNTHLEKKIERLRTERQQLRETLTQVELERGKLRHQLSQSEAGILGLSDDTDKEELKRLRVRASELEEQVHHLRLMLAVDHQQREVFIDHSLKNSQSLMSLRRDLNESLAVVSQRPVPSVLESETQRLDRSIREEELRLSLSQS is encoded by the exons atgcacaTGGAGGaatattttgatgagaactctttgaagcagtttaagaag GCTCTGACAGGCCACATAGGAAAAGAGCAGACCCGGTTGATGACTCTTTGGGGACGCGTGGTCACACTAAAACGCCAGTGTCACTCTCTGAAGACTGCGACTGACAA AGACCTGTGGGAGATGAAAGCAGAGATCTCTcgtctctcctcttctcttctctctgtgTGGGCTTCTCCTCGATCATCCTCCAACCTGCCCCTGGACTCATCTATAACCCACTCCACTACAGCACACCCCTTCACCTCCACTCAGGGGCCACTGTCTTTAGTTGATTTGGATCATGAACAGAGAGGAGAGATGAAGTCGATTGAATTTAAAACTGACTTTGAGTTAGAGGCCCTTGAACTCAGGAACAG GATCACAGAACTGATAATTACCGTAAAAGCTTTGGAATCTGAAAGAGAGAAGCAGGATGAAGAGATGGAGAAGAGACACAGgcaagagatggagagagaacgAGAGCAAGAGAGGAAGTGGGAGAGACAGATAGAAATGGAAAGAAACTTTGAATCTGTCAAGCATGCTGTCAGGACACTG TCCAGGGTTCTCAGTTCTCAGCAGATGAGTGGGCAGTCTAGCTCTCTCTCTGTTGATGATGTGTCCAGTGAAGGACTGTCCTCTGTCCTCTCTGTCATCGCTCAAGCTGAGACTGCCCTGCAATGGCGACAACAGGAAGTGCAG GATGCTCAGTTAAGCTTGCGTAGACTAGGGGTGGAGAAACAATCCCTGGAGCAACAAATCACACAGCTGGAGAGTGAGAGGGAGGAGCTTCAGGAGCAGATCAATCAGGCAGCACTTGAGATTAAACACACTCAAGAACTACTGAACAG TGAGAGGGAGATGGTAAGCAGTTTATCTAGTCAGGTGGAAGAGGCTGAGAGATGCACAGAAGATCTGAGAAAAGAGAACGAACAACTGAGACGAGAGAGGGAGAAGGAGGAAGAGGAAAGAGTCGATttggagaaagagagacagaaacg TCTAGAATCTAAGATCCTGGAGGCTGCTGAGCTGTGTGAGCGAGAGACTCGCACCCGTCTTGAGCTCCACAGCCTGCAGGGGGCACTAGAGAGAGAGAAGCTGGACAGAGCACGAGCTGAGCAAGAGGCTACCGACACTAAAGATTCTTTACTCAAG GCACGGGAGTCATTACTGTCCCTGTCCTCCAGTCAAACACAGCTGAAGAGAGAGCTGGTAGAAAGCCGAGATGCCCTGGAGAAAATGGCCACTTTAAATGAAGCTCTAGCCAAGGACAAGAGAGAACTCAGTGTTTGTTCTCTGCAG CTGGAGACGGAGGTGGCAGAAGCCCAGTCCCAGATCCAGGCATTTGGCTCCAAGCTGGCAGGTCTGTGCCGGGAACTGAAGACCGTGTCTCTAGAGGCCAGTGAATTAAG GGAATGGAGAGAGACGGATCTGAAAACTCTGCAGCAgctcagagacagagagacagagctgAAGAATGAGCTGGACACTGAGAGggaggaaagagagagggaggtgaCTGCTCTCACCGAAGAGAAGGGGAAAGATGAACAAAAGATTGTAGAG TTAAGTGAGCAGCACAGAGCTGTGATTAAGGAGTTGCAGAGTGTCCAGGCAGAATTGCTCAAAGCGGTAGAGCAGCAGAGAAGAGCAGAACGAGAGAGAGATGACCTACTGAGAGAGAGCCAGAGACTAGAGGACAGAATATGCACTctggagagagaggaggaggaacTGGAACAAGGCAAAGAGGAACTCAG AGGTGTGGTGGTTTGTCTCCAGGAGCAGATGGCTCAGGTTCAGGAACGGGCCTCAGGTCTGGAGGTGCAGTGCAGTCAGCTTCAAACACAGGTGGACACGCTCACACAGACCAAAGATGTCTTGCAAG GAGAGATTCAATGTCTACAGACAGACCTGGAGAGAGAGGCATCACAAAGAGAACGGGAAAGACAAGGAGCAACAGAGGACAAAAGGAGGAGTGAAAGTGAGATAGAAAACTGGCGATCAGAATTCAACAGGCTTCACCGTGACATTGAACAAATATCAAAGAAAAACAGAGTACAAGAGGAAGAGAGCAAAACAGAGAGAGAACgatggcaaagagagagagaagctctGAATGCAGAACTTGGCCAGAAAGATGGAGAAGTGGAGATACTAAGGAACAGGATGGAGGGACTAATCAAGGAGAAAGAAGAGCTTTCAGGCCTCTTGGATAAAAGAAATAGAGAACTGGAAAAGCAACAAACAAAATCTGCAGCAGAGCAGAAAATGGCTGAACTAAGACTGAGAGAAGCATGTGATGAGATTGAGAGATGGAAGGAGAGAGAAAATCAGATtcaaagagagaaagaagagtTAAATCAGAAGTTAATTGAAAGAGTGGAACAAGAAAATCAGAACCTCAAggttacagagagagagaatgccaAGATGTCTGATCTGTTGCAAAAGAAGAAGGATGAAATACGAAAGAAAGGAGAGGACATCAAAGAGTTAAAATTGAAAATCCAATCACATGAAAGAATAATTGAGAGTCTGGAAATAGAGTTAAAAGAGAAAGAGGCCTTGGAAAGCAGAGTAGCAAGCCTGGAGGAACAGAATGTTcaactgaaagagagagaaatagagaaaacAAGAGCAAATGAAAGCCAACAAAAGAAAAGAGATGagcaagagagggagaaagaaacaAGGTTGAGAGGACAGTTGGAACAGAAAAATGAAGAATTGGTAGAGCTCAGAAGCAGAGTTGAAGAACTGATATCTCAGAAAGAACATATATCATTGCTTGttgaagaaagagaaaaagattttGAAAGATTACAGAGCACATCGTCGACAGAAAAGAGAACTCTTGAACAGAGGCTAAAAGAGGTTAAAGACAATGCTGAGTGGTGGAAGAAACGAGCTGGCAACATAGAAAAAGAGAAGGAGAACATAAATCGGGCTGCTGAAAGAGAGAGGGTTGAACTGACAGATCAACTtagagaaagaaaggaagaggTACAAAAAAGAGAGGAGGATATTGATGATCTTAAAGGTAGAATTCAGTCATTAGAGGTGATCATGGAGGAACTAAAGACCGATGTTGAACAGAAGGATGGCCAACTTAAACTTTTAATGGAGCAAAACTCACAGATGGAAGAGAAGGATAAGGAGAAGCAGAAAGAGCTGGAGAGGAAAGAAGCAGAGCTCAAGAAGCAGGAGAGACAGCTGAAAGGAGAATTAGAaaatcacaataccaaaatggaGGAAGtctttaaagaaaaagagaagataCTACAAAGGATAGACGAGAGAGATACCGAGCTGAAAGAATTACAAATGAAACTGACAAAAGAACAGCAAACATTTGAACAGAAGCTAAAAGCAAAACATGAAGAGATAAACAGGTGGAAAGCCAAGTTAGCAGAGATGGAAAGGGATCGGATAAGTTGGGAGGAAAGGGAGGAAGAGAAAAGGCAAAGACATGAAATGGAGCTAAGAGATCTGAGTGCAAAGCTCAAACAGAAGGAGGTGGAGTTGAGGCAGTTGAGACTGAAGATTGATGAATTGAATCAAGAGAACAAGGAGGAGAAGAGAACAAGACTGGAGCAACAAGAAGACCTTGAACGACAAACAAACTTCCTACAAGAGAGTGAGGAGGAGGCACAGACACTAAAAAAGATTttacaacaaaaagaaacagaGGAAAAAGTCAGAGTCCACCATgaggaagaggagaggagaagacTGAGAGAAAAACTGCATGAGGCTGAGCAGGGGAGCCTTGAACTCTCAAGCTGTCTGCGAGAGACCAAATCGGCACTTGAGAAGGAAAAACGTCTGTgtagagagaaagaggaagagctTATGGACTGTAATCAAGAGCTACTGTTGGTCAGTCGTGAGCGAGATCAGGAGAGGGAGAGTTTAGACAAACTGCAGAAGATGATGGACGAACAAGACAAAGAGGTGAAGACATTGAGGGAAAAACTGGATGAAAGGTTGCGGGAAGTGGAGAGGTTGTCTGAACTGCTGCTAGATGGCCGTGGGGAAGCACAGGTGCTTAAAACCAGGGCAGAGAACAGTGAAGAGGAGACACAACGATTGAATAGGTCTTTGAGTCAGATTGAAGACGAGAAGAGGCACCTGGAGACTCAACTTAGAGatgcaaaaacacaagaagaaagatTGAGTGCCAGGCTTGAGGATCTTCAGAAAGGTCAACAAGTCCAGATGGAGAAGACGGGATGTGTGGAGAAGCTTGAGGCCCGCGTAAAAGAGTTGGAGGAGGAGAAAGACCATCTCTCTGCAGAATTtcaaaggaaagagagagagattggggCTCTGAAAGATGAAACACTTAGGGAGAGACGAGAGAAGGAAAGAATAAGCTCTTTGCTGAATGAGGCAAAAGAAAGGAGGGATGCTTTGGTTGCCCAGGTGGAAACTTTACAAGAAGAGGTAGTTAGTCTATCTAGAACCAAAGAGCAAACCAGGTCTAAGGTCAAGGTACAAGAAGAGCAAAACCATAAGATGCGAGAGGGGCTTATCGCAGGGCTCCAGGAGATGGCTACTCTAAAAGAACTGCTGGAGGAGAGCCATCATGAGGGAGAGAGACTGAGGTCCATGTTGCAGGAAAAGAAGGAAGAGGTGGTTCGAAGCAGAGATGAGAGTGTAAGGGTGGCACAGAATGAAGCCAAAGATCTTCAACTTAGAGTCCAGACATTAGAGAAGCAAAAACAGGAGCTTAAGTCAGCACTTCGACTCCAAGAGGAAGAACTAAAGAAGAAAAATGAGGAGCAAATGCGAGAAAAAGAGCAAATGCAGAGAAGACAGAAGTTAGAGGAGGAATTGAAGGAAATGGAGAGCATAGTGGAGCAGAGAGAGGCTGAGTTGACCAGAGCGAGGGCTAGAATGGATGTTCTGGAAGATCAGAGGACTGAACTCAGCTCTGTGGCTGCAGAGAGGACCAGAAAGGCGGAGGAACTGAGCAACAGAGTCAGAGAGCTAAAACAGGATGTTGACAGATTAAGAGAGGAGCAAGTAAGAGACCATGAAGATTGGCAAAGGAAAATAGAGGCACTTGAAAGACAAAATAAAGAGAAACAACATGAGCTTGAGGGATTGGAGCTTCTCAGAAAAACACTGAGGGAAAAGGAAAACGAGTTAGAATTAATGAAGGATCGATATGATGATGAAACAAGAAAAAGCAAGAGATTTCAGCAAGCAGAGGAGCAGAACTTAAGGCAATTAGAAGTATTCTCTGAGAGACTGAAAGATAAAGAAACTGATTTGGTGAGTGTTCGAGAAACGGCCCACAAAGAACAATCAGCAAGACTTAGATTTCAGTATCAACTTGAAGATGAGAAAAGAGATACAAAGGCATTGAGGGAAAAAGTTGAAACCttggagaaagagaagaaaaagatGGAGACCAAAATGGAGGGGGAGATATGCAACTTTAAAGAATCTGTAAAGAACGACAAAGGACCAAAGACAGATAGTGGCTATGGTACTCTATCAGACTTCCTAGAAATGAATGTGGAAGATCAGTCTCATGATGACAAGTGGTTAGCGATAGACACACTTAGAAAGGAACTGACAAGAAAGGAACAGGAATTAGAGGTGTTGAGGACCAAGGCTCATGTCCTGCAGACTGAGATAGACAGACTGTACTCTACAAAAAGAAACCAGACCATAGAAACTAGGCCAGCAGAGAATGAAGACATGGAGAGGCTAAAGAAACAAGTGGCCACTGTCCTTTTTGAGAAAGAGCAGATGGAAAGACTCCTGAGAGAGAAGGACTCAGAAGTATATGCTCTGAAAGAGAGAGCAGAGGTGCTAAGTAAAGACAGGGACCGGGTCAGGACAGCTCTAGAGAAGACTGAAACCATGCTGATTTACTATAAGGAAAGACTTGGACCACAGGAACGTAAAAGAACCCGACCAGGAGCTGATATGTCACAG GAAAAAGAGCTTGAACCAAAAGCCCAGTCCATAGATGAGGTGGATACAGACTCTGCTGTGCTGGACCGTCTGTCGGCCATGCAGCGGGCTGTGGCACAACTGGAGGTTGAACAgaatgttctacagaagaaaaacaCACATCTGGAGAAGAAGATAGAGAGACTACGAACTGAGCGACAGCAACTGAGAGAGACATTGACACAG GTTGAGCTGGAGAGGGGGAAACTGAGGCATCAACTGTCACAGTCAGAAGCGGGAATTCTG GGCCTGTCAGACGATACTGACAAGGAAGAGTTGAAGCGACTCAGAGTCCGAGCCAGTGAGCTTGAAGAACAG GTTCATCATCTTCGACTTATGTTGGCAGTGGACCATCAGCAGAGGGAAGTGTTCATAGATCACTCTCTGAAGAACAGCCAGAGTCTCATGTCCCTGAGACGGGATCTAAATGAGTCTTTAGCTGTGGTGTCCCAGCGGCCCGTGCCCTCAGTGCTGGAGTCAGAGACACAGAGGCTGGACAGAAGCATCAGAGAGGAAGAGCTCCGACTGTCTCTCAGCCAAAGCTAA